A region of Vitis riparia cultivar Riparia Gloire de Montpellier isolate 1030 chromosome 1, EGFV_Vit.rip_1.0, whole genome shotgun sequence DNA encodes the following proteins:
- the LOC117913822 gene encoding lipid phosphate phosphatase 2-like isoform X1: MAWRYLGSLYGSRWNFSSVFQQGTIREVEPGCHTIKSHGVQVARDHKHDWLILLLLVLIEIILLVIHPFYRFVGKDMMDDLKYPLKDNTVPVWAVPIYAVLLPIVIFILFYLRRRDVYDLHHSILGLLFSVLITAVITDAIKDAVGRPRPDFFWRCFPDGKDVYDQWGDVICHGKDSVIREGHKSFPSGHTSWSFAGLGFLSLYLSGKIQAFDRKGHVAKLCIVFLPLLAASLVGVSRVDDYWHHWQDVFAGGLLGLVVAFFCYLQFFPPPYDNNGSGPYAYFKMLEELRANRQAADSVNVQDAQGMEGVLPQQPSRNNKGFMPLSLDHDATDSLDQMEDGRR, from the exons ATGGCTTGGAGGTATCTGGGTAGCCTTTATGGTTCCCGTTGGAATTTTTCGAGTGTTTTTCAG CAGGGCACAATAAGGGAGGTTGAACCCGGTTGTCACACTATCAAATCTCATGGAGTCCAAGTGGCAAGAGATCACAAGCATGATTGGCTTATATTGCTGCTTCTTGTACTGATAGAGATCATTCTACTTGTCATTCATCCATTTTACCGCTTTGTGGGAAAAGATATGATGGATGACCTTAAATATCCTTTGAAAGATAACACAGTACCTGTGTGGGCTGTTCCA ATCTATGCTGTTCTGTTGCCGATTGtcatttttattctattctatCTTCGTAGGAGGGATGTATATGATCTGCACCACAGCATACTAG GCCTCTTATTTTCTGTGCTGATCACTGCGGTTATTACGGATGCAATAAAAGATGCAGTTGGACGGCCTCGGCCAGACTTCTTTTGGCGCTGCTTTCCTGATGGAAAAGAT GTGTATGATCAGTGGGGAGATGTTATATGCCATGGAAAGGATAGCGTTATAAGGGAGGGACATAAGAGCTTCCCAAGTGGTCACACTTCGT GGTCCTTTGCAGGCCTGGGTTTCCTATCATTGTACTTATCAGGAAAGATTCAAGCATTTGACCGCAAAGGGCATGTTGCAAAACTATGCATTGTTTTCCTCCCTCTACTTGCTGCATCTCTTGTTGGAGTTTCTCGGGTGGATGACTATTGGCACCATTGGCAAGATGTGTTTGCTGGAGGTCTTCTAG gGCTTGTTGTTGCATTTTTTTGCTATCTGCAGTTCTTTCCTCCTCCATATGATAATAATG GATCGGGCCCCTATGCATACTTCAAAATGTTAGAGGAGTTGAGGGCCAACAGACAAGCAGCCGATTCTGTGAATGTGCAAGATGCGCAAGGAATGGAGGGTGTTTTACCTCAGCAACCTTCACGAAACAACAAAGGGTTTATGCCATTATCTCTTGACCATGATGCTACTGATTCTTTGGATCAAATGGAAGATGGGAGGAGGTAA
- the LOC117913822 gene encoding lipid phosphate phosphatase 2-like isoform X2, translated as MAWRYLGSLYGSRWNFSSVFQGTIREVEPGCHTIKSHGVQVARDHKHDWLILLLLVLIEIILLVIHPFYRFVGKDMMDDLKYPLKDNTVPVWAVPIYAVLLPIVIFILFYLRRRDVYDLHHSILGLLFSVLITAVITDAIKDAVGRPRPDFFWRCFPDGKDVYDQWGDVICHGKDSVIREGHKSFPSGHTSWSFAGLGFLSLYLSGKIQAFDRKGHVAKLCIVFLPLLAASLVGVSRVDDYWHHWQDVFAGGLLGLVVAFFCYLQFFPPPYDNNGSGPYAYFKMLEELRANRQAADSVNVQDAQGMEGVLPQQPSRNNKGFMPLSLDHDATDSLDQMEDGRR; from the exons ATGGCTTGGAGGTATCTGGGTAGCCTTTATGGTTCCCGTTGGAATTTTTCGAGTGTTTTTCAG GGCACAATAAGGGAGGTTGAACCCGGTTGTCACACTATCAAATCTCATGGAGTCCAAGTGGCAAGAGATCACAAGCATGATTGGCTTATATTGCTGCTTCTTGTACTGATAGAGATCATTCTACTTGTCATTCATCCATTTTACCGCTTTGTGGGAAAAGATATGATGGATGACCTTAAATATCCTTTGAAAGATAACACAGTACCTGTGTGGGCTGTTCCA ATCTATGCTGTTCTGTTGCCGATTGtcatttttattctattctatCTTCGTAGGAGGGATGTATATGATCTGCACCACAGCATACTAG GCCTCTTATTTTCTGTGCTGATCACTGCGGTTATTACGGATGCAATAAAAGATGCAGTTGGACGGCCTCGGCCAGACTTCTTTTGGCGCTGCTTTCCTGATGGAAAAGAT GTGTATGATCAGTGGGGAGATGTTATATGCCATGGAAAGGATAGCGTTATAAGGGAGGGACATAAGAGCTTCCCAAGTGGTCACACTTCGT GGTCCTTTGCAGGCCTGGGTTTCCTATCATTGTACTTATCAGGAAAGATTCAAGCATTTGACCGCAAAGGGCATGTTGCAAAACTATGCATTGTTTTCCTCCCTCTACTTGCTGCATCTCTTGTTGGAGTTTCTCGGGTGGATGACTATTGGCACCATTGGCAAGATGTGTTTGCTGGAGGTCTTCTAG gGCTTGTTGTTGCATTTTTTTGCTATCTGCAGTTCTTTCCTCCTCCATATGATAATAATG GATCGGGCCCCTATGCATACTTCAAAATGTTAGAGGAGTTGAGGGCCAACAGACAAGCAGCCGATTCTGTGAATGTGCAAGATGCGCAAGGAATGGAGGGTGTTTTACCTCAGCAACCTTCACGAAACAACAAAGGGTTTATGCCATTATCTCTTGACCATGATGCTACTGATTCTTTGGATCAAATGGAAGATGGGAGGAGGTAA
- the LOC117913822 gene encoding lipid phosphate phosphatase 2-like isoform X3, with product MQGTIREVEPGCHTIKSHGVQVARDHKHDWLILLLLVLIEIILLVIHPFYRFVGKDMMDDLKYPLKDNTVPVWAVPIYAVLLPIVIFILFYLRRRDVYDLHHSILGLLFSVLITAVITDAIKDAVGRPRPDFFWRCFPDGKDVYDQWGDVICHGKDSVIREGHKSFPSGHTSWSFAGLGFLSLYLSGKIQAFDRKGHVAKLCIVFLPLLAASLVGVSRVDDYWHHWQDVFAGGLLGLVVAFFCYLQFFPPPYDNNGSGPYAYFKMLEELRANRQAADSVNVQDAQGMEGVLPQQPSRNNKGFMPLSLDHDATDSLDQMEDGRR from the exons ATG CAGGGCACAATAAGGGAGGTTGAACCCGGTTGTCACACTATCAAATCTCATGGAGTCCAAGTGGCAAGAGATCACAAGCATGATTGGCTTATATTGCTGCTTCTTGTACTGATAGAGATCATTCTACTTGTCATTCATCCATTTTACCGCTTTGTGGGAAAAGATATGATGGATGACCTTAAATATCCTTTGAAAGATAACACAGTACCTGTGTGGGCTGTTCCA ATCTATGCTGTTCTGTTGCCGATTGtcatttttattctattctatCTTCGTAGGAGGGATGTATATGATCTGCACCACAGCATACTAG GCCTCTTATTTTCTGTGCTGATCACTGCGGTTATTACGGATGCAATAAAAGATGCAGTTGGACGGCCTCGGCCAGACTTCTTTTGGCGCTGCTTTCCTGATGGAAAAGAT GTGTATGATCAGTGGGGAGATGTTATATGCCATGGAAAGGATAGCGTTATAAGGGAGGGACATAAGAGCTTCCCAAGTGGTCACACTTCGT GGTCCTTTGCAGGCCTGGGTTTCCTATCATTGTACTTATCAGGAAAGATTCAAGCATTTGACCGCAAAGGGCATGTTGCAAAACTATGCATTGTTTTCCTCCCTCTACTTGCTGCATCTCTTGTTGGAGTTTCTCGGGTGGATGACTATTGGCACCATTGGCAAGATGTGTTTGCTGGAGGTCTTCTAG gGCTTGTTGTTGCATTTTTTTGCTATCTGCAGTTCTTTCCTCCTCCATATGATAATAATG GATCGGGCCCCTATGCATACTTCAAAATGTTAGAGGAGTTGAGGGCCAACAGACAAGCAGCCGATTCTGTGAATGTGCAAGATGCGCAAGGAATGGAGGGTGTTTTACCTCAGCAACCTTCACGAAACAACAAAGGGTTTATGCCATTATCTCTTGACCATGATGCTACTGATTCTTTGGATCAAATGGAAGATGGGAGGAGGTAA
- the LOC117913822 gene encoding lipid phosphate phosphatase 2-like isoform X4, with product MGTIREVEPGCHTIKSHGVQVARDHKHDWLILLLLVLIEIILLVIHPFYRFVGKDMMDDLKYPLKDNTVPVWAVPIYAVLLPIVIFILFYLRRRDVYDLHHSILGLLFSVLITAVITDAIKDAVGRPRPDFFWRCFPDGKDVYDQWGDVICHGKDSVIREGHKSFPSGHTSWSFAGLGFLSLYLSGKIQAFDRKGHVAKLCIVFLPLLAASLVGVSRVDDYWHHWQDVFAGGLLGLVVAFFCYLQFFPPPYDNNGSGPYAYFKMLEELRANRQAADSVNVQDAQGMEGVLPQQPSRNNKGFMPLSLDHDATDSLDQMEDGRR from the exons ATG GGCACAATAAGGGAGGTTGAACCCGGTTGTCACACTATCAAATCTCATGGAGTCCAAGTGGCAAGAGATCACAAGCATGATTGGCTTATATTGCTGCTTCTTGTACTGATAGAGATCATTCTACTTGTCATTCATCCATTTTACCGCTTTGTGGGAAAAGATATGATGGATGACCTTAAATATCCTTTGAAAGATAACACAGTACCTGTGTGGGCTGTTCCA ATCTATGCTGTTCTGTTGCCGATTGtcatttttattctattctatCTTCGTAGGAGGGATGTATATGATCTGCACCACAGCATACTAG GCCTCTTATTTTCTGTGCTGATCACTGCGGTTATTACGGATGCAATAAAAGATGCAGTTGGACGGCCTCGGCCAGACTTCTTTTGGCGCTGCTTTCCTGATGGAAAAGAT GTGTATGATCAGTGGGGAGATGTTATATGCCATGGAAAGGATAGCGTTATAAGGGAGGGACATAAGAGCTTCCCAAGTGGTCACACTTCGT GGTCCTTTGCAGGCCTGGGTTTCCTATCATTGTACTTATCAGGAAAGATTCAAGCATTTGACCGCAAAGGGCATGTTGCAAAACTATGCATTGTTTTCCTCCCTCTACTTGCTGCATCTCTTGTTGGAGTTTCTCGGGTGGATGACTATTGGCACCATTGGCAAGATGTGTTTGCTGGAGGTCTTCTAG gGCTTGTTGTTGCATTTTTTTGCTATCTGCAGTTCTTTCCTCCTCCATATGATAATAATG GATCGGGCCCCTATGCATACTTCAAAATGTTAGAGGAGTTGAGGGCCAACAGACAAGCAGCCGATTCTGTGAATGTGCAAGATGCGCAAGGAATGGAGGGTGTTTTACCTCAGCAACCTTCACGAAACAACAAAGGGTTTATGCCATTATCTCTTGACCATGATGCTACTGATTCTTTGGATCAAATGGAAGATGGGAGGAGGTAA
- the LOC117913859 gene encoding lipid phosphate phosphatase 2-like isoform X2 has product MAWRYLGSLFGSRWNFSSVFQQGTIREVEPGCHTIKSHGLQVAKDHKYDWLMLLLLVMIAIILLVIHPFYRFVGKDMMDDLKYPLKDNTVPVWAIPIYAVLLPIVIFILFYLRRRDVYDLHHSILGLFFSMLITAVITEAIKDAVGRPRPDFFWRCFPDGKDVYDQWGDVICHGKDSVIREGHKSFPSGHTSWSFAGLGFLSLYLTGKIQAFDRKGHIAKLCIVFLPLLAASLVGVSRVDDYWHHWQDVFAGGLLGLVVAFFCYLQFFPPPYDNNGSGPYAYFKMLEGLRANRQAADSVNVQDAQGMEVVLPQQPSRNNNGFVPLSLDHDATDSLDQMEAGRR; this is encoded by the exons ATGGCTTGGAGGTATCTGGGTAGCCTTTTTGGTTCCCGTTGGAATTTTTCGAGTGTTTTTCAG CAGGGCACAATAAGGGAGGTTGAACCTGGTTGTCACACTATCAAATCTCATGGACTCCAAGTTGCAAAAGATCACAAGTATGATTGGCTTATGTTGCTGCTTCTTGTAATGATAGCGATCATTCTACTTGTCATTCATCCATTTTACCGCTTTGTGGGAAAAGATATGATGGATGACCTTAAATATCCTTTGAAAGATAACACAGTACCTGTGTGGGCTATTCCA ATCTATGCTGTTCTGTTGCCGATTGtcatttttattctattctatCTTCGTAGGAGGGATGTATATGATCTGCACCACAGCATACTAG GCCTCTTTTTTTCTATGCTGATCACTGCGGTTATTACGGAAGCAATAAAAGATGCAGTTGGACGGCCTCGGCCAGACTTCTTTTGGCGCTGCTTTCCTGATGGAAAAGAT GTGTATGATCAGTGGGGAGATGTTATATGCCATGGAAAGGATAGCGTTATAAGGGAGGGACATAAGAGCTTCCCAAGTGGTCACACTTCGT GGTCCTTTGCAGGCCTGGGTTTCCTATCATTGTACTTAACAGGAAAGATTCAAGCATTTGACCGCAAAGGGCATATTGCAAAACTATGCATTGTTTTCCTCCCTCTACTTGCTGCATCTCTCGTTGGAGTTTCTCGGGTGGATGACTATTGGCACCATTGGCAAGATGTGTTTGCTGGAGGTCTTCTAG GGCTTGTTGTTGCATTTTTTTGCTATCTGCAGTTCTTCCCTCCTCCATATGATAATAATG GATCGGGCCCCTATGCATACTTCAAAATGTTAGAGGGGTTGAGGGCCAACAGACAAGCAGCCGATTCTGTGAATGTGCAAGATGCGCAAGGAATGGAGGTTGTTTTACCTCAGCAACCTTCACGAAACAACAACGGGTTTGTGCCATTATCTCTTGACCATGATGCTACTGATTCTTTGGATCAAATGGAAGCTGGGAGGAGGTAA
- the LOC117913859 gene encoding lipid phosphate phosphatase 2-like isoform X3 — protein MAWRYLGSLFGSRWNFSSVFQGTIREVEPGCHTIKSHGLQVAKDHKYDWLMLLLLVMIAIILLVIHPFYRFVGKDMMDDLKYPLKDNTVPVWAIPIYAVLLPIVIFILFYLRRRDVYDLHHSILGLFFSMLITAVITEAIKDAVGRPRPDFFWRCFPDGKDVYDQWGDVICHGKDSVIREGHKSFPSGHTSWSFAGLGFLSLYLTGKIQAFDRKGHIAKLCIVFLPLLAASLVGVSRVDDYWHHWQDVFAGGLLGLVVAFFCYLQFFPPPYDNNGSGPYAYFKMLEGLRANRQAADSVNVQDAQGMEVVLPQQPSRNNNGFVPLSLDHDATDSLDQMEAGRR, from the exons ATGGCTTGGAGGTATCTGGGTAGCCTTTTTGGTTCCCGTTGGAATTTTTCGAGTGTTTTTCAG GGCACAATAAGGGAGGTTGAACCTGGTTGTCACACTATCAAATCTCATGGACTCCAAGTTGCAAAAGATCACAAGTATGATTGGCTTATGTTGCTGCTTCTTGTAATGATAGCGATCATTCTACTTGTCATTCATCCATTTTACCGCTTTGTGGGAAAAGATATGATGGATGACCTTAAATATCCTTTGAAAGATAACACAGTACCTGTGTGGGCTATTCCA ATCTATGCTGTTCTGTTGCCGATTGtcatttttattctattctatCTTCGTAGGAGGGATGTATATGATCTGCACCACAGCATACTAG GCCTCTTTTTTTCTATGCTGATCACTGCGGTTATTACGGAAGCAATAAAAGATGCAGTTGGACGGCCTCGGCCAGACTTCTTTTGGCGCTGCTTTCCTGATGGAAAAGAT GTGTATGATCAGTGGGGAGATGTTATATGCCATGGAAAGGATAGCGTTATAAGGGAGGGACATAAGAGCTTCCCAAGTGGTCACACTTCGT GGTCCTTTGCAGGCCTGGGTTTCCTATCATTGTACTTAACAGGAAAGATTCAAGCATTTGACCGCAAAGGGCATATTGCAAAACTATGCATTGTTTTCCTCCCTCTACTTGCTGCATCTCTCGTTGGAGTTTCTCGGGTGGATGACTATTGGCACCATTGGCAAGATGTGTTTGCTGGAGGTCTTCTAG GGCTTGTTGTTGCATTTTTTTGCTATCTGCAGTTCTTCCCTCCTCCATATGATAATAATG GATCGGGCCCCTATGCATACTTCAAAATGTTAGAGGGGTTGAGGGCCAACAGACAAGCAGCCGATTCTGTGAATGTGCAAGATGCGCAAGGAATGGAGGTTGTTTTACCTCAGCAACCTTCACGAAACAACAACGGGTTTGTGCCATTATCTCTTGACCATGATGCTACTGATTCTTTGGATCAAATGGAAGCTGGGAGGAGGTAA
- the LOC117913859 gene encoding lipid phosphate phosphatase 2-like isoform X1, with the protein MAWRYLGSLFGSRWNFSSVFQQGTIREVEPGCHTIKSHGLQVAKDHKYDWLMLLLLVMIAIILLVIHPFYRFVGKDMMDDLKYPLKDNTVPVWAIPIYAVLLPIVIFILFYLRRRDVYDLHHSILGLFFSMLITAVITEAIKDAVGRPRPDFFWRCFPDGKDVYDQWGDVICHGKDSVIREGHKSFPSGHTSWSFAGLGFLSLYLTGKIQAFDRKGHIAKLCIVFLPLLAASLVGVSRVDDYWHHWQDVFAGGLLGLVVAFFCYLQFFPPPYDNNGSGPYAYFKMLEGLRANRQAADSVNVQDAQGMEVVLPQQPSRNNNGFVPLSLDHDATDSLDQMEAGRR; encoded by the exons ATGGCTTGGAGGTATCTGGGTAGCCTTTTTGGTTCCCGTTGGAATTTTTCGAGTGTTTTTCAG CAGGGCACAATAAGGGAGGTTGAACCTGGTTGTCACACTATCAAATCTCATGGACTCCAAGTTGCAAAAGATCACAAGTATGATTGGCTTATGTTGCTGCTTCTTGTAATGATAGCGATCATTCTACTTGTCATTCATCCATTTTACCGCTTTGTGGGAAAAGATATGATGGATGACCTTAAATATCCTTTGAAAGATAACACAGTACCTGTGTGGGCTATTCCA ATCTATGCTGTTCTGTTGCCGATTGtcatttttattctattctatCTTCGTAGGAGGGATGTATATGATCTGCACCACAGCATACTAG GCCTCTTTTTTTCTATGCTGATCACTGCGGTTATTACGGAAGCAATAAAAGATGCAGTTGGACGGCCTCGGCCAGACTTCTTTTGGCGCTGCTTTCCTGATGGAAAAGAT GTGTATGATCAGTGGGGAGATGTTATATGCCATGGAAAGGATAGCGTTATAAGGGAGGGACATAAGAGCTTCCCAAGTGGTCACACTTCGT GGTCCTTTGCAGGCCTGGGTTTCCTATCATTGTACTTAACAGGAAAGATTCAAGCATTTGACCGCAAAGGGCATATTGCAAAACTATGCATTGTTTTCCTCCCTCTACTTGCTGCATCTCTCGTTGGAGTTTCTCGGGTGGATGACTATTGGCACCATTGGCAAGATGTGTTTGCTGGAGGTCTTCTAG GGCTTGTTGTTGCATTTTTTTGCTATCTGCAGTTCTTCCCTCCTCCATATGATAATAATG GATCGGGCCCCTATGCATACTTCAAAATGTTAGAGGGGTTGAGGGCCAACAGACAAGCAGCCGATTCTGTGAATGTGCAAGATGCGCAAGGAATGGAGGTTGTTTTACCTCAGCAACCTTCACGAAACAACAACGGGTTTGTGCCATTATCTCTTGACCATGATGCTACTGATTCTTTGGATCAAATGGAAGCTGGGAGGAG ATGA
- the LOC117913859 gene encoding lipid phosphate phosphatase 2-like isoform X4, translating into MQGTIREVEPGCHTIKSHGLQVAKDHKYDWLMLLLLVMIAIILLVIHPFYRFVGKDMMDDLKYPLKDNTVPVWAIPIYAVLLPIVIFILFYLRRRDVYDLHHSILGLFFSMLITAVITEAIKDAVGRPRPDFFWRCFPDGKDVYDQWGDVICHGKDSVIREGHKSFPSGHTSWSFAGLGFLSLYLTGKIQAFDRKGHIAKLCIVFLPLLAASLVGVSRVDDYWHHWQDVFAGGLLGLVVAFFCYLQFFPPPYDNNGSGPYAYFKMLEGLRANRQAADSVNVQDAQGMEVVLPQQPSRNNNGFVPLSLDHDATDSLDQMEAGRR; encoded by the exons ATG CAGGGCACAATAAGGGAGGTTGAACCTGGTTGTCACACTATCAAATCTCATGGACTCCAAGTTGCAAAAGATCACAAGTATGATTGGCTTATGTTGCTGCTTCTTGTAATGATAGCGATCATTCTACTTGTCATTCATCCATTTTACCGCTTTGTGGGAAAAGATATGATGGATGACCTTAAATATCCTTTGAAAGATAACACAGTACCTGTGTGGGCTATTCCA ATCTATGCTGTTCTGTTGCCGATTGtcatttttattctattctatCTTCGTAGGAGGGATGTATATGATCTGCACCACAGCATACTAG GCCTCTTTTTTTCTATGCTGATCACTGCGGTTATTACGGAAGCAATAAAAGATGCAGTTGGACGGCCTCGGCCAGACTTCTTTTGGCGCTGCTTTCCTGATGGAAAAGAT GTGTATGATCAGTGGGGAGATGTTATATGCCATGGAAAGGATAGCGTTATAAGGGAGGGACATAAGAGCTTCCCAAGTGGTCACACTTCGT GGTCCTTTGCAGGCCTGGGTTTCCTATCATTGTACTTAACAGGAAAGATTCAAGCATTTGACCGCAAAGGGCATATTGCAAAACTATGCATTGTTTTCCTCCCTCTACTTGCTGCATCTCTCGTTGGAGTTTCTCGGGTGGATGACTATTGGCACCATTGGCAAGATGTGTTTGCTGGAGGTCTTCTAG GGCTTGTTGTTGCATTTTTTTGCTATCTGCAGTTCTTCCCTCCTCCATATGATAATAATG GATCGGGCCCCTATGCATACTTCAAAATGTTAGAGGGGTTGAGGGCCAACAGACAAGCAGCCGATTCTGTGAATGTGCAAGATGCGCAAGGAATGGAGGTTGTTTTACCTCAGCAACCTTCACGAAACAACAACGGGTTTGTGCCATTATCTCTTGACCATGATGCTACTGATTCTTTGGATCAAATGGAAGCTGGGAGGAGGTAA
- the LOC117913859 gene encoding lipid phosphate phosphatase 2-like isoform X5 gives MGTIREVEPGCHTIKSHGLQVAKDHKYDWLMLLLLVMIAIILLVIHPFYRFVGKDMMDDLKYPLKDNTVPVWAIPIYAVLLPIVIFILFYLRRRDVYDLHHSILGLFFSMLITAVITEAIKDAVGRPRPDFFWRCFPDGKDVYDQWGDVICHGKDSVIREGHKSFPSGHTSWSFAGLGFLSLYLTGKIQAFDRKGHIAKLCIVFLPLLAASLVGVSRVDDYWHHWQDVFAGGLLGLVVAFFCYLQFFPPPYDNNGSGPYAYFKMLEGLRANRQAADSVNVQDAQGMEVVLPQQPSRNNNGFVPLSLDHDATDSLDQMEAGRR, from the exons ATG GGCACAATAAGGGAGGTTGAACCTGGTTGTCACACTATCAAATCTCATGGACTCCAAGTTGCAAAAGATCACAAGTATGATTGGCTTATGTTGCTGCTTCTTGTAATGATAGCGATCATTCTACTTGTCATTCATCCATTTTACCGCTTTGTGGGAAAAGATATGATGGATGACCTTAAATATCCTTTGAAAGATAACACAGTACCTGTGTGGGCTATTCCA ATCTATGCTGTTCTGTTGCCGATTGtcatttttattctattctatCTTCGTAGGAGGGATGTATATGATCTGCACCACAGCATACTAG GCCTCTTTTTTTCTATGCTGATCACTGCGGTTATTACGGAAGCAATAAAAGATGCAGTTGGACGGCCTCGGCCAGACTTCTTTTGGCGCTGCTTTCCTGATGGAAAAGAT GTGTATGATCAGTGGGGAGATGTTATATGCCATGGAAAGGATAGCGTTATAAGGGAGGGACATAAGAGCTTCCCAAGTGGTCACACTTCGT GGTCCTTTGCAGGCCTGGGTTTCCTATCATTGTACTTAACAGGAAAGATTCAAGCATTTGACCGCAAAGGGCATATTGCAAAACTATGCATTGTTTTCCTCCCTCTACTTGCTGCATCTCTCGTTGGAGTTTCTCGGGTGGATGACTATTGGCACCATTGGCAAGATGTGTTTGCTGGAGGTCTTCTAG GGCTTGTTGTTGCATTTTTTTGCTATCTGCAGTTCTTCCCTCCTCCATATGATAATAATG GATCGGGCCCCTATGCATACTTCAAAATGTTAGAGGGGTTGAGGGCCAACAGACAAGCAGCCGATTCTGTGAATGTGCAAGATGCGCAAGGAATGGAGGTTGTTTTACCTCAGCAACCTTCACGAAACAACAACGGGTTTGTGCCATTATCTCTTGACCATGATGCTACTGATTCTTTGGATCAAATGGAAGCTGGGAGGAGGTAA
- the LOC117913859 gene encoding putative lipid phosphate phosphatase 3, chloroplastic isoform X6: MLLLLVMIAIILLVIHPFYRFVGKDMMDDLKYPLKDNTVPVWAIPIYAVLLPIVIFILFYLRRRDVYDLHHSILGLFFSMLITAVITEAIKDAVGRPRPDFFWRCFPDGKDVYDQWGDVICHGKDSVIREGHKSFPSGHTSWSFAGLGFLSLYLTGKIQAFDRKGHIAKLCIVFLPLLAASLVGVSRVDDYWHHWQDVFAGGLLGLVVAFFCYLQFFPPPYDNNGSGPYAYFKMLEGLRANRQAADSVNVQDAQGMEVVLPQQPSRNNNGFVPLSLDHDATDSLDQMEAGRR, encoded by the exons ATGTTGCTGCTTCTTGTAATGATAGCGATCATTCTACTTGTCATTCATCCATTTTACCGCTTTGTGGGAAAAGATATGATGGATGACCTTAAATATCCTTTGAAAGATAACACAGTACCTGTGTGGGCTATTCCA ATCTATGCTGTTCTGTTGCCGATTGtcatttttattctattctatCTTCGTAGGAGGGATGTATATGATCTGCACCACAGCATACTAG GCCTCTTTTTTTCTATGCTGATCACTGCGGTTATTACGGAAGCAATAAAAGATGCAGTTGGACGGCCTCGGCCAGACTTCTTTTGGCGCTGCTTTCCTGATGGAAAAGAT GTGTATGATCAGTGGGGAGATGTTATATGCCATGGAAAGGATAGCGTTATAAGGGAGGGACATAAGAGCTTCCCAAGTGGTCACACTTCGT GGTCCTTTGCAGGCCTGGGTTTCCTATCATTGTACTTAACAGGAAAGATTCAAGCATTTGACCGCAAAGGGCATATTGCAAAACTATGCATTGTTTTCCTCCCTCTACTTGCTGCATCTCTCGTTGGAGTTTCTCGGGTGGATGACTATTGGCACCATTGGCAAGATGTGTTTGCTGGAGGTCTTCTAG GGCTTGTTGTTGCATTTTTTTGCTATCTGCAGTTCTTCCCTCCTCCATATGATAATAATG GATCGGGCCCCTATGCATACTTCAAAATGTTAGAGGGGTTGAGGGCCAACAGACAAGCAGCCGATTCTGTGAATGTGCAAGATGCGCAAGGAATGGAGGTTGTTTTACCTCAGCAACCTTCACGAAACAACAACGGGTTTGTGCCATTATCTCTTGACCATGATGCTACTGATTCTTTGGATCAAATGGAAGCTGGGAGGAGGTAA